One Deltaproteobacteria bacterium genomic region harbors:
- the bamE gene encoding outer membrane protein assembly factor BamE produces MRKSYVGTTSALILLLALSSCQTPRYKEFEDVHTGMTKAEVIEVVGGPSAKRRRQGVDRWTYIFENHPDGEQVREVHFVDGKSTYVGTQIKSVVSPEIQDKINETKSRVLDEKERIGTGSAKSEDVEVFIPVEAD; encoded by the coding sequence ATGCGGAAATCATACGTTGGCACAACGAGCGCTCTGATCCTACTGCTGGCTCTTTCGAGTTGCCAAACTCCTCGCTACAAGGAGTTTGAAGATGTCCACACCGGCATGACGAAAGCTGAAGTTATCGAGGTCGTGGGAGGGCCTTCCGCCAAACGACGTCGCCAAGGCGTAGATCGCTGGACCTACATTTTTGAAAACCACCCGGACGGCGAACAGGTTCGCGAAGTTCATTTCGTCGATGGCAAATCCACCTACGTAGGTACTCAGATTAAAAGCGTCGTGTCTCCAGAAATCCAGGACAAGATCAACGAAACGAAAAGTCGGGTGTTGGACGAGAAAGAGCGCATCGGCACAGGTTCAGCGAAAAGTGAGGACGTCGAAGTGTTTATTCCGGTTGAAGCGGATTGA
- a CDS encoding long-chain fatty acid--CoA ligase, giving the protein MGDFDWLKNWARLSPTSIAFKDAESGVSYTYRELLFLSCKLSEKLIGEFKVTPGARVAVWATNELETVALFFACLRAGATMVPVNFRLTGREVEHILEDSESQVLVLQKSFAGVFETVMAKARPEHVWMFESLQEFIATELATAKKSSAKEMSVTSHALPTWFRKQAASPTKPCMILYTSGTTGAPKGACITPLMLHWNSINTTLRLNLSESDVFISFLPFFHTGGWNVLLTPFVHRGACTVLTKKFEPERILELCESEGATIMFGVPTTMEMMTHSKRFENVNLSKVRYAIVGGEPMSIDLIRTWQKKGVPIRQGFGLTEFGPNVFSLDEEDAIRKIGSIGFPNFYIETRVVDDHGKEVSPNEIGELLLRGPVCTPGYWKNDKATKEAIIDGWFHTGDLVRFDEEGYFYVAGRKKDMFISGGENVYPVEVERVLSQHPAVREVAVVGLPDEKWGESGCAVISLNDGAHVDSEEILQFCTDKLAKFKIPKRVEFMENLPKGDSGKILKREIKNLFASK; this is encoded by the coding sequence ATTGGTGACTTCGATTGGTTGAAAAACTGGGCGCGACTATCGCCAACTTCCATCGCATTCAAGGATGCGGAATCTGGAGTGTCTTACACGTACCGCGAATTGCTTTTCCTCAGCTGCAAACTTTCAGAAAAACTTATCGGGGAATTCAAGGTAACTCCCGGGGCGCGGGTCGCTGTTTGGGCAACAAACGAACTTGAAACGGTCGCACTCTTTTTCGCCTGTTTGCGCGCTGGAGCAACTATGGTCCCTGTTAACTTTCGGTTAACCGGGCGAGAAGTCGAACACATCCTGGAAGATTCGGAATCTCAAGTTCTCGTTTTACAAAAGTCTTTCGCCGGAGTTTTCGAAACAGTCATGGCAAAAGCGCGTCCCGAACATGTGTGGATGTTTGAATCACTTCAAGAGTTCATCGCGACCGAATTGGCGACCGCGAAGAAAAGCTCTGCGAAAGAAATGTCTGTAACTTCACACGCACTTCCAACCTGGTTTCGGAAGCAGGCAGCGAGCCCGACAAAGCCGTGTATGATTCTTTATACGTCAGGCACAACTGGCGCGCCGAAAGGGGCCTGTATAACGCCCCTGATGCTACACTGGAATTCCATCAACACGACGCTGCGGCTAAACTTGTCAGAATCAGACGTGTTCATCAGCTTCCTCCCGTTTTTCCATACGGGAGGCTGGAATGTTCTGCTGACACCTTTTGTACATCGAGGCGCATGCACCGTTCTGACAAAAAAGTTTGAGCCCGAGCGCATCCTCGAGCTCTGCGAGTCGGAAGGTGCCACAATAATGTTCGGCGTTCCCACGACGATGGAAATGATGACGCATTCCAAACGCTTTGAAAATGTGAACCTTTCGAAAGTGCGTTACGCCATCGTGGGTGGTGAACCGATGTCGATCGACCTCATTCGAACATGGCAAAAAAAAGGAGTTCCCATCCGCCAAGGATTTGGCTTGACCGAATTTGGCCCGAACGTCTTCTCGCTCGACGAGGAGGATGCCATTCGAAAAATCGGTTCGATAGGCTTTCCGAATTTCTACATTGAAACCAGAGTCGTCGATGACCACGGAAAAGAAGTTTCACCAAATGAAATTGGTGAACTGCTTTTGCGCGGCCCCGTCTGCACGCCTGGGTATTGGAAAAACGACAAGGCCACGAAGGAAGCCATCATTGACGGATGGTTTCACACTGGAGACCTCGTTCGATTTGATGAAGAAGGATATTTCTACGTCGCGGGCCGAAAGAAGGACATGTTCATTTCCGGAGGCGAAAATGTCTATCCGGTCGAAGTAGAACGGGTACTTAGCCAACATCCGGCTGTCCGCGAAGTAGCCGTGGTGGGTCTTCCAGACGAGAAATGGGGCGAGTCAGGATGCGCTGTCATTTCGCTGAATGATGGAGCGCACGTTGATTCTGAAGAGATTCTTCAGTTTTGTACCGACAAACTGGCAAAGTTTAAAATTCCAAAGCGCGTCGAGTTCATGGAAAATCTCCCCAAAGGGGACTCGGGTAAAATCCTTAAACGCGAAATCAAAAACCTATTCGCCTCAAAATGA
- the fabG gene encoding 3-oxoacyl-ACP reductase FabG — translation MTTVKNLKFDFHNKNVIVTGGARGIGLQLTRQFLEAGASVSVWEYSTDSIDAAKTELAAFGSKLHFQQVDVSKATSVEEAAKNIPFPVHILINNAGITRDKSFGKMTHEDFQSVIDTNLTGVFNCTKALLTKFADTPDKRIISISSVVALYGNFGQTNYVAAKAGVIGMTKTWARELSRKGFTVNAVAPGFTMTPMVEAMPAEARKLIEEKIPAGRFGKPSDIANACMFLASDEASYISGTVISVDGALVV, via the coding sequence ATGACTACAGTAAAAAATCTAAAATTTGATTTTCATAACAAAAACGTAATCGTCACCGGCGGTGCGCGCGGGATCGGCCTTCAGCTGACTCGCCAGTTTTTGGAGGCAGGGGCCTCCGTTTCGGTCTGGGAGTACTCGACCGACTCGATCGATGCAGCGAAAACTGAACTTGCGGCCTTTGGCTCGAAACTTCACTTCCAGCAAGTGGATGTGTCTAAGGCGACTTCCGTCGAGGAAGCTGCCAAGAATATCCCTTTCCCTGTTCATATTCTGATCAACAATGCTGGTATCACCCGCGATAAATCTTTCGGCAAAATGACCCACGAAGATTTCCAATCCGTGATCGATACCAATCTCACTGGCGTGTTTAATTGCACAAAGGCACTACTTACCAAATTCGCCGACACTCCTGACAAAAGAATTATTTCAATTTCATCGGTCGTCGCCCTCTATGGTAACTTCGGCCAAACAAATTATGTCGCTGCAAAAGCGGGCGTTATCGGCATGACAAAGACATGGGCGCGCGAACTCTCTCGCAAGGGCTTTACTGTCAATGCCGTCGCCCCTGGCTTCACAATGACACCTATGGTGGAAGCTATGCCAGCCGAAGCACGCAAGCTTATCGAGGAAAAAATTCCGGCTGGCCGCTTTGGCAAACCTTCCGATATTGCGAACGCATGTATGTTTCTTGCCTCCGACGAGGCTTCCTATATCAGTGGCACCGTGATTTCCGTCGACGGCGCACTGGTCGTTTAA
- a CDS encoding ketoacyl-ACP synthase III, which translates to MESANNTKHFAAITGLGLYVPPNAVGNDFFNKKYDRDINKFLLEQRNIKKRHFMSPDQATSDLIVPAAEEAMKAAGVTARDLDLIIIATDTPDYVSPSTAAVVQYKLQATRAGTFDLNTACAGFVTATDVASKYLMADERYNTILVVGAYGMSKYFDWSDHKVTSVFADGAGAAIIQRSGEFGILASQLATDGQYHDYMGIYAGGTKYPISEETLAKRMHLLQFTKRIPPETNGKVWPEMTHAILDRIGKSVSDVDHFFFTQINIGSIIETMAKLEAPFEKAHNVMDQFGYTGGACIPMALADAARHHKLKKGDLVMILGSGGGMSMAAMAMRWGYDT; encoded by the coding sequence ATGGAATCAGCCAACAACACGAAACACTTTGCGGCAATCACGGGGCTGGGACTTTACGTTCCACCCAACGCCGTGGGAAACGATTTTTTTAACAAAAAATATGATCGTGACATCAACAAGTTTTTACTAGAACAGCGAAACATCAAAAAACGCCACTTTATGTCGCCTGATCAGGCGACTTCAGACCTTATTGTTCCCGCTGCTGAAGAAGCGATGAAAGCCGCTGGTGTGACGGCCCGTGACCTCGACTTAATCATCATTGCGACCGATACACCAGATTACGTTTCACCGTCCACCGCCGCTGTCGTTCAGTATAAGTTGCAAGCGACACGCGCTGGCACCTTTGACCTCAACACGGCGTGCGCCGGATTTGTGACGGCGACGGACGTCGCCTCCAAATACCTAATGGCTGACGAGCGCTATAATACGATTCTCGTTGTTGGCGCCTACGGAATGTCTAAATATTTCGACTGGTCAGACCACAAGGTTACGTCGGTTTTCGCAGACGGTGCAGGTGCTGCTATCATTCAGCGGTCTGGCGAGTTCGGTATACTTGCATCCCAACTTGCGACCGACGGTCAATACCATGACTACATGGGTATCTACGCTGGGGGAACCAAGTATCCAATTTCCGAAGAAACGCTTGCTAAACGAATGCACCTGCTTCAGTTCACGAAACGGATTCCACCGGAGACCAATGGCAAAGTTTGGCCCGAGATGACACACGCGATCCTCGATCGTATCGGCAAATCGGTCTCGGACGTTGATCATTTCTTCTTCACTCAGATCAACATCGGTTCGATCATCGAAACAATGGCGAAGCTTGAAGCACCTTTTGAAAAAGCGCACAACGTGATGGATCAGTTCGGATATACCGGAGGCGCCTGCATCCCCATGGCGCTCGCAGATGCGGCTCGCCACCACAAACTTAAAAAAGGTGATTTAGTTATGATTCTTGGCTCAGGCGGCGGAATGTCGATGGCCGCTATGGCAATGCGCTGGGGTTACGACACTTAG
- a CDS encoding SCO family protein yields MNDSSKQLSSKPWVEAHKRAPRSFGVVGLLGCILVLSVVSGTTAGAREFAKPKEGHSNETPKSLENLDIEQRLGEKVDLNATFLDHEGKVVRLADYVKDGKPLLLSLAYFNCPSLCNFHLNGLNDAFKAMAKPLGDEFNVVIVSFDPKEKTPLASAKRENYLKAYGRPEGAKGWHFLTGESAAIEPLAKAVGFKYRWDEEQKQYAHAAAAYAISPDGTISRYFYGITFDPKTVRLSMIEASKGLVGSLVDKLTLFCFHYDPKESRYTVAAFNVMRAGGAMMLLVLGAFLLPFWIRARKETGAVTAGAETEK; encoded by the coding sequence ATGAACGACAGCTCGAAGCAATTAAGTTCAAAACCTTGGGTCGAAGCGCACAAACGTGCGCCGCGAAGTTTTGGCGTGGTCGGGCTGTTGGGCTGCATCTTGGTTCTTTCCGTCGTCAGCGGAACTACCGCAGGGGCGCGCGAGTTTGCGAAACCAAAGGAAGGTCACTCCAACGAGACTCCCAAAAGCCTCGAGAATCTTGATATCGAGCAAAGACTTGGTGAAAAAGTAGATCTCAATGCGACGTTTTTAGACCATGAAGGCAAAGTAGTTCGCCTTGCCGATTATGTGAAAGATGGCAAACCGCTTCTTTTAAGCCTAGCGTATTTTAACTGCCCCAGCCTATGCAACTTTCATCTGAATGGCTTGAACGATGCATTTAAGGCGATGGCAAAACCGTTGGGTGATGAATTCAACGTCGTTATTGTCAGCTTTGATCCGAAGGAAAAAACGCCGCTGGCGTCGGCCAAGCGCGAGAATTATTTAAAGGCTTACGGTCGTCCGGAAGGTGCTAAGGGTTGGCATTTTTTAACTGGCGAATCCGCAGCGATCGAGCCTCTGGCGAAGGCGGTCGGATTCAAATACCGCTGGGATGAAGAGCAGAAACAGTACGCGCACGCAGCAGCGGCGTACGCGATCTCTCCCGATGGAACTATCTCTCGATATTTCTATGGAATCACGTTTGATCCGAAGACAGTTCGACTGTCGATGATCGAGGCCTCGAAGGGGCTGGTCGGATCTCTCGTCGATAAACTAACTTTGTTCTGTTTCCACTACGATCCGAAAGAAAGTCGTTACACCGTGGCTGCATTCAACGTAATGCGTGCCGGAGGTGCAATGATGCTCTTGGTTTTGGGGGCCTTCCTCTTGCCATTTTGGATTCGTGCGCGGAAAGAGACTGGCGCGGTGACTGCTGGCGCTGAGACTGAAAAGTAA
- a CDS encoding zinc ribbon domain-containing protein: MTTSCPKCGTKLKDDYGMVTCPTCGVVLFVDMEGVAQAAGEPDPLLGAVATPMQPAPMAADEGAYDPSPMGLDPLPETQPVAQAQVPPGLEDAGVGGELDMGGFLGYDTPGTESSKGGASQNDPNDPLGISAYANSELSSAKDGPLVVTVIISGIDTKDLRTEIRQAIQDSRFGWDSGAVMASLKGGTLVLPRISPVKASIVINRIKNLAVQIRWEQNAITELDISPTDSPS, encoded by the coding sequence ATGACAACTAGCTGCCCGAAGTGTGGAACAAAACTGAAGGACGATTATGGCATGGTGACATGCCCCACTTGCGGCGTCGTTTTATTTGTCGATATGGAAGGCGTCGCGCAAGCAGCTGGAGAGCCGGATCCGTTGTTGGGGGCTGTGGCTACACCGATGCAGCCTGCGCCGATGGCCGCCGATGAAGGCGCTTACGATCCGTCGCCAATGGGACTCGATCCGTTGCCGGAAACACAACCAGTTGCCCAGGCCCAGGTGCCGCCAGGCCTAGAAGACGCCGGCGTCGGGGGCGAACTGGATATGGGTGGATTTCTTGGGTACGACACGCCTGGGACTGAATCCTCCAAGGGTGGAGCGTCTCAAAACGATCCGAATGATCCCCTTGGAATTTCTGCTTACGCTAATAGTGAACTGAGTTCCGCTAAAGACGGGCCTTTGGTCGTGACCGTGATTATTTCTGGGATCGACACAAAAGATCTCCGCACTGAAATCCGACAAGCAATACAGGACTCGCGATTTGGCTGGGACTCTGGCGCTGTCATGGCATCTTTAAAGGGCGGAACTCTGGTTCTGCCAAGAATCAGCCCTGTTAAGGCGTCGATTGTGATCAACCGAATCAAGAATCTCGCGGTGCAAATTCGCTGGGAGCAAAATGCGATTACCGAGCTTGATATTTCGCCAACCGATTCGCCGTCTTAA
- the coxB gene encoding cytochrome c oxidase subunit II yields MATSNAVASAFMPPAATTTAGEVDQIYGFLLITSFISFVLLIGGMFYFVYKYQRRSANDKTAYISHNYTLEFLWSFIPFLIFMFVFVWGWKVYHDMRNVPAGALEIHVMAKKWDWRFLYKSGKEITSGIDDKGQKTPATMVVPVGRPVKLIMASEKINEASTDRSDRPVLHSFYLPAARIKQDIVPGRFTTLWFNIDKPGDYWIFCTEFCGSGHSAMKAMVKAVPVEEFESWLSAEGGGALTLVDQGKALYASKACVGCHSADGSRVVGPTFKGVFGTSHAVEGGETVKVDEDYIRESILNPNAKVVAGYPAGVMPAYAGQLSDDEIKAIIEFIKTLK; encoded by the coding sequence ATGGCAACTTCAAATGCCGTTGCCAGCGCCTTCATGCCACCGGCCGCCACGACAACCGCAGGCGAGGTCGATCAGATATATGGTTTCCTTTTGATTACGAGTTTTATCTCGTTCGTTTTGCTGATCGGCGGAATGTTTTATTTCGTCTACAAATATCAGCGTCGCTCAGCTAACGATAAGACCGCCTACATTTCGCACAACTACACACTTGAATTTTTGTGGTCGTTCATCCCCTTTTTGATTTTTATGTTCGTTTTCGTTTGGGGATGGAAGGTCTATCACGACATGCGCAACGTTCCGGCTGGGGCGCTGGAAATCCATGTCATGGCGAAGAAGTGGGATTGGCGTTTCCTTTATAAGAGTGGAAAAGAAATCACGTCTGGAATCGACGACAAGGGTCAAAAGACGCCTGCTACAATGGTCGTTCCAGTCGGTCGACCTGTAAAGCTGATCATGGCGTCTGAAAAAATCAACGAAGCCTCAACTGATCGTTCAGATCGCCCAGTCCTTCACTCGTTTTATCTTCCAGCTGCCCGGATCAAGCAAGATATCGTCCCGGGTCGTTTTACGACTCTGTGGTTCAACATAGATAAGCCCGGTGATTATTGGATCTTCTGTACGGAGTTCTGCGGCTCTGGCCATTCTGCGATGAAGGCAATGGTTAAAGCAGTTCCGGTGGAAGAGTTTGAATCATGGCTATCGGCCGAAGGCGGCGGCGCCTTGACCCTTGTCGATCAAGGGAAGGCACTTTACGCATCGAAGGCTTGCGTTGGTTGTCACAGTGCCGACGGATCGCGTGTCGTTGGTCCGACTTTTAAAGGTGTTTTTGGAACCTCCCACGCGGTTGAAGGCGGGGAGACTGTAAAAGTTGACGAAGATTACATTCGCGAGTCGATCTTGAATCCCAATGCAAAAGTAGTTGCGGGATATCCTGCGGGAGTGATGCCGGCTTACGCTGGCCAGCTTTCGGACGACGAAATAAAAGCAATTATCGAATTCATAAAGACATTGAAATAA
- a CDS encoding alpha/beta hydrolase: protein MTSVDLMGYQMNADVVPAALPLDTIFLHGNLASNTWWEPVMAELKRSARPGLEGRAVMAEWRGCGKSHAPKSEEELHPAALAEDYIQLCHKLGIKKACLVGHSTGGIIALYAMLKAPELFDRAVLLDSVGATGVQFGPEMYAAFTQMSTDRSICEAVMHGTIHGNDMKSQLFQRIVDDAYGIAKINWHGVPRMLHVTDISADLAKIHHKVLVLHGAHDPIIPIDSSKVLAAGLPNARLEVLENQGHSTNVENPKLFVQKLNDFLFHRP, encoded by the coding sequence ATGACAAGTGTAGATCTCATGGGATACCAAATGAATGCGGATGTCGTTCCGGCTGCATTACCCTTGGACACGATTTTTCTTCATGGAAACTTAGCTTCGAACACATGGTGGGAACCCGTCATGGCGGAGCTGAAACGGTCTGCACGCCCTGGCCTTGAGGGCCGCGCCGTCATGGCCGAGTGGCGAGGTTGCGGCAAATCGCATGCGCCCAAATCCGAGGAAGAGCTTCATCCAGCGGCCCTCGCTGAAGACTACATTCAGCTCTGTCATAAACTGGGAATCAAAAAAGCTTGTCTCGTCGGCCACTCTACAGGCGGCATCATCGCTCTCTACGCAATGCTAAAAGCTCCCGAGCTTTTTGATCGCGCAGTTCTTTTAGACTCTGTCGGCGCCACTGGGGTCCAGTTTGGACCAGAGATGTATGCAGCTTTCACACAGATGAGCACGGACCGCAGCATTTGCGAAGCCGTCATGCACGGCACGATTCACGGTAACGACATGAAGAGCCAACTCTTTCAACGTATCGTCGACGACGCGTACGGTATTGCAAAAATCAATTGGCACGGTGTTCCGCGAATGCTTCATGTGACGGATATTTCTGCGGACCTCGCGAAAATCCATCACAAGGTTCTTGTCCTTCACGGCGCCCATGACCCGATTATTCCAATCGATAGCTCGAAAGTTTTGGCGGCCGGTCTTCCAAATGCGCGACTCGAGGTTTTGGAAAACCAGGGTCACTCGACTAACGTAGAAAATCCGAAACTTTTTGTTCAGAAATTGAACGATTTTTTGTTTCACCGACCGTAA
- a CDS encoding cytochrome c — protein MVVTFACFIYVTFMSGGVDLKEVKATDSSGAVQTIAAAPEKVDVSAVTEPWLPNEKMVKHGATVYKTNCAMCHGEKGAGDGIAGGSLNPKPRNLIEGKWKQGGTSVALFATLQNGVPGGSMQGYKDALPAKDRWALVQFIRSITTTPVADAETELKAKAPGLK, from the coding sequence ATGGTCGTGACGTTCGCTTGTTTCATCTATGTCACTTTCATGAGCGGCGGTGTCGATCTTAAGGAAGTGAAAGCGACAGATTCTTCTGGCGCAGTTCAAACCATCGCTGCTGCTCCTGAAAAAGTCGATGTCTCTGCTGTAACAGAACCGTGGCTTCCCAACGAAAAAATGGTGAAGCACGGTGCTACAGTTTACAAAACTAACTGCGCTATGTGTCACGGGGAAAAAGGGGCTGGCGACGGGATCGCTGGTGGCTCTTTGAATCCGAAACCGCGCAATTTGATCGAAGGCAAATGGAAACAGGGCGGAACTTCTGTCGCACTATTCGCCACTTTGCAAAACGGCGTTCCTGGCGGCTCTATGCAGGGCTACAAAGATGCTCTTCCGGCGAAGGATCGCTGGGCACTCGTTCAATTTATTCGCTCGATCACAACGACGCCTGTTGCAGACGCAGAAACCGAACTCAAAGCGAAAGCTCCAGGATTGAAGTAG
- a CDS encoding alpha/beta hydrolase — protein sequence MNFSMRTKLTLPLLAVLASGVLALSSSFASAGSSVGIFETDFQAQISADPETRQDRLQAFVKIHDNRELFVDFIKPAAGKPIVVLLNGLTYRTGVWDAFVKELKGDGLGILRYDPMGHGKTMVKYGYPAEAFEADDQVKDLNSLLSALSIKKPVHLLGLSYGGAIGTMFTVKYPKKVASLILMAPFTKPLESQDQQIRLQIAQTRFMFPFNRSSDDELYDFFLKQIVYATYPLAEPIVLEHPYKLESTFRLVQGVRKFKAADVADQLPDASVHLIVADKDQYIEPKILEELWKQIPKRARLSRLFINHSEHKIPEAMPNFSAEWIKLIVNGDQRIQDGRTWKGGTFLGYAASGTEKIEIE from the coding sequence ATGAATTTCAGCATGCGCACTAAACTAACGCTGCCACTACTCGCTGTACTCGCTTCCGGAGTCCTGGCGCTTTCTAGCAGCTTTGCCTCGGCCGGATCTTCGGTGGGCATCTTTGAAACAGACTTTCAAGCACAGATATCGGCAGATCCCGAAACCAGGCAAGACCGACTGCAAGCGTTCGTCAAAATCCACGACAACCGCGAACTCTTCGTCGACTTCATTAAACCTGCTGCTGGGAAACCAATCGTTGTCCTTTTAAACGGTCTCACCTACCGCACTGGCGTTTGGGACGCATTCGTAAAAGAGCTTAAAGGCGACGGTCTCGGCATTCTTCGCTACGATCCGATGGGCCACGGTAAAACGATGGTAAAATACGGCTACCCAGCTGAAGCTTTTGAGGCCGATGACCAAGTGAAAGATCTCAACTCACTTTTGTCAGCTCTTTCCATTAAGAAGCCCGTCCACCTTTTGGGACTCTCTTATGGGGGCGCAATCGGCACGATGTTCACAGTGAAATATCCGAAAAAGGTCGCTAGCCTAATTTTAATGGCGCCGTTCACGAAACCTCTTGAAAGCCAAGATCAGCAAATTCGCCTTCAAATCGCACAAACTCGCTTCATGTTCCCGTTCAACCGGTCATCCGATGACGAACTTTACGATTTCTTTCTCAAGCAAATTGTCTACGCGACCTACCCGCTGGCTGAACCAATCGTCCTCGAACACCCTTACAAACTTGAATCGACTTTCCGACTGGTTCAGGGCGTTCGAAAGTTCAAAGCAGCTGACGTGGCTGACCAACTTCCAGACGCATCTGTGCATCTGATTGTCGCCGATAAAGATCAGTATATTGAACCGAAGATTTTAGAAGAACTCTGGAAGCAAATTCCAAAACGAGCGCGACTCAGCCGTCTGTTCATCAATCACTCGGAACATAAAATTCCAGAAGCAATGCCTAACTTCTCGGCTGAATGGATCAAACTGATCGTCAACGGCGATCAACGTATACAAGACGGCCGAACCTGGAAAGGCGGAACCTTTTTGGGCTACGCAGCCAGCGGAACAGAGAAAATCGAAATCGAATAG